A genomic stretch from Candidatus Kapaibacterium thiocyanatum includes:
- a CDS encoding MFS transporter, whose translation MAASIRTQRIGWYFYDWANSAFYATVVTVFLGPYLTNVAEAAAVDGKLHVMGFTVNPGSWFPLMVSLAVVLQVIILPVVGALTDTSHRKRRLLGMFAFTGAVATTALYFLQVDLGNYLIGGGLFVLANLCFGASVVVYNSFLPDLASPEERDKVSSRGWALGYLGGGLLLLLNLLYFSYVKSTDGPVGLAVRIILASAGIWWALFTIVPMMMLRDRPATGTTPGRLKTGAAFRQLWSTLKHMTGYRQTLLFLVAYLLYNDAVQTVIALASQYGQEELGLGLDTLTTAILMVQFVAIGGSLLFERIAHVTSTKRAIMISLVIWSAVLFAAYTVVSTEAHFYIMAAVIAVVLGGTQALSRSMFSQMIPHGREAEYFSLYEISDKGTSWIGPLVFALALNITGSYRAAVLSLVVFFIAGMIVLANVDVGRAIEEAAD comes from the coding sequence GTGGCAGCATCCATCAGAACACAGCGCATCGGATGGTATTTCTATGACTGGGCGAACAGCGCCTTCTATGCCACGGTCGTGACGGTCTTCCTGGGCCCGTACCTGACGAACGTCGCCGAGGCGGCGGCCGTCGACGGCAAGCTGCACGTAATGGGCTTCACCGTGAATCCCGGCTCGTGGTTCCCGCTCATGGTCTCGCTGGCCGTCGTCCTGCAGGTCATCATCCTTCCCGTCGTGGGGGCATTGACGGATACGTCGCATCGCAAGCGCAGGCTCCTCGGCATGTTCGCCTTCACGGGCGCCGTCGCTACGACGGCCCTCTACTTCCTCCAGGTCGATCTCGGCAACTACCTGATCGGTGGCGGACTCTTCGTACTCGCCAACCTCTGCTTCGGTGCCAGCGTCGTCGTCTACAATTCCTTCCTTCCCGATCTGGCATCGCCGGAGGAACGGGACAAGGTCTCGTCGCGCGGATGGGCGCTGGGTTATCTGGGTGGAGGCCTGCTGCTGCTGCTCAACCTGCTGTACTTCTCCTACGTGAAGAGCACGGATGGTCCGGTAGGGTTGGCCGTACGCATCATCCTGGCGAGCGCAGGTATCTGGTGGGCCCTCTTCACCATCGTTCCCATGATGATGTTGCGGGACCGGCCCGCGACAGGTACCACGCCAGGCAGATTGAAGACCGGTGCGGCGTTCCGCCAGTTGTGGTCGACGCTCAAGCACATGACCGGCTACCGTCAGACGTTGCTCTTCCTGGTAGCCTATCTGCTCTACAATGATGCGGTCCAGACCGTCATCGCCCTCGCGTCGCAGTACGGGCAGGAAGAGCTGGGCCTCGGCCTCGATACGTTGACGACGGCCATCCTGATGGTACAGTTCGTGGCCATCGGCGGGTCGCTGCTGTTCGAGCGCATCGCTCACGTGACGAGCACGAAGCGCGCCATCATGATCTCGCTCGTGATATGGTCGGCCGTTCTATTCGCCGCCTATACGGTGGTATCCACCGAAGCCCACTTCTACATCATGGCGGCGGTGATCGCCGTCGTTCTCGGCGGTACGCAGGCCCTGAGTCGCTCGATGTTCTCGCAGATGATTCCGCACGGACGCGAGGCGGAATACTTCTCGCTCTACGAGATCAGCGACAAGGGCACATCGTGGATCGGCCCCCTGGTCTTCGCCCTGGCGTTGAACATCACGGGCAGCTATCGGGCAGCGGTCCTTTCCCTCGTCGTGTTCTTCATCGCGGGCATGATCGTGTTGGCGAACGTCGACGTCGGACGTGCCATCGAGGAAGCTGCCGACTGA
- a CDS encoding cell division protein FtsA → MNSTNIYVGLDIGTTKVCAVVAASDPVTRRTDILGTGMSECEGLKRGVVTNINKTAEAIRKAVEKAEQQSGISIRRVVIGIAGDHISSFITRGIVTISSPTREISGADVRRLLDDVRKVKIDGDRRILHVIPQDFIIDGQDGITDPVGMSGIRLEANVLVITGSLTAIENMYRCAERAGLTVDSIVLQPLASACAVLDEAEKELGVAIIDIGGGTTDIAIFKNSIIRSTSIFGIAGQKVTDDIMAVLGIRQVEAERIKLEFGHALSDSINRDEVFQVPGVGGRTPTEVTKSVLCQIIEPRMEEIFEFSLQEIMKSGLAHQLAAGIVITGGCSLVRGADQLAQRVFRFPVKIGIPTGFSVDGLAREVSNPMYSTAVGLILYAAQQAQEHEAESVPVTKETQQDEAVTAEPLVPEEKAGVVDRLKRWFENL, encoded by the coding sequence ATGAATTCGACGAACATCTACGTCGGGCTCGACATCGGTACCACGAAGGTGTGTGCCGTCGTCGCCGCGTCCGACCCGGTGACGCGGCGTACCGACATCCTCGGTACGGGGATGTCGGAGTGTGAAGGATTGAAGCGGGGCGTCGTCACCAACATCAACAAGACCGCCGAAGCGATCCGCAAGGCCGTCGAAAAGGCCGAACAGCAATCCGGTATCAGCATCAGGCGTGTCGTCATCGGCATCGCGGGTGACCATATCTCGTCGTTCATCACACGCGGTATCGTCACGATCTCGTCGCCCACGCGCGAGATCAGCGGGGCTGACGTCAGGCGTCTGCTCGACGATGTCCGCAAGGTGAAGATCGACGGCGACCGGCGCATCCTGCACGTGATACCGCAGGACTTCATCATCGACGGACAGGACGGCATCACCGATCCGGTGGGAATGAGCGGCATCCGTCTCGAGGCGAACGTCCTCGTCATCACTGGATCCCTCACGGCCATCGAGAACATGTATCGCTGTGCCGAGCGCGCGGGGCTGACGGTCGATTCCATCGTCCTGCAACCCCTGGCGAGTGCCTGTGCCGTGCTCGACGAAGCGGAGAAGGAACTCGGCGTCGCCATCATCGACATCGGTGGCGGCACCACCGACATCGCCATCTTCAAGAACAGCATCATCCGGTCGACGTCGATCTTCGGCATCGCCGGACAGAAAGTAACCGACGATATCATGGCCGTCCTCGGCATCCGTCAGGTCGAAGCCGAGCGTATCAAGCTCGAATTCGGTCACGCGCTGAGCGACAGCATCAATCGCGACGAAGTGTTTCAGGTTCCCGGGGTAGGAGGACGCACGCCGACGGAAGTGACGAAGAGCGTGCTCTGCCAGATCATCGAACCGCGCATGGAAGAAATCTTCGAGTTCTCCCTCCAGGAAATCATGAAGTCCGGTCTGGCCCATCAACTGGCCGCCGGTATCGTGATCACGGGAGGATGTTCGCTGGTACGTGGTGCTGATCAACTCGCGCAGCGGGTCTTCCGCTTCCCGGTCAAGATCGGTATCCCCACGGGATTCAGCGTGGACGGTCTGGCACGCGAGGTGAGCAATCCGATGTACAGCACGGCTGTAGGATTGATCCTGTATGCGGCGCAGCAGGCACAGGAACACGAAGCCGAGTCTGTTCCTGTGACCAAGGAAACCCAACAAGACGAGGCAGTAACCGCGGAACCGCTCGTACCGGAGGAGAAGGCCGGTGTGGTGGACCGCCTCAAACGATGGTTCGAAAATCTATGA
- a CDS encoding 2-amino-3-carboxymuconate-6-semialdehyde decarboxylase: MLKIDCHAHILPERWPSLKERYGYGGFIELDHFTQGKAKMMRDDGTFFREIEENCWNPEAILEDMDRHQVDTMVLCTVPVLFSYWAKPADGLDWSRFLNDHLAGVVADDPKRFIGLGTVPMQDIDFAVKEMKRCKLELGLPGIEIGTNVNGKNLDDKTLFPLWEAAQDLGVGIFVHPWDMMGADRTSRYFLQWLVGMPAETTLAISSMLFGGVFDAFPDLKVMFAHAGGTFPFTVGRISHGYHARPDLCNVNRVQDPTDYIGKFWVDSITHNADALRFLMALLGPERIAYGTDYPFPLGDLEHGKFIEDMADLSETIKQQLFAGTVLDFLSLRAEDYTRPTPKDLPDDSTVYE, translated from the coding sequence ATGCTCAAGATCGACTGTCATGCACACATCCTCCCCGAACGATGGCCCTCGCTGAAGGAACGCTACGGATACGGCGGATTCATAGAACTGGATCACTTCACGCAGGGCAAGGCAAAGATGATGCGGGACGACGGGACGTTCTTCCGTGAAATCGAGGAGAATTGCTGGAATCCCGAAGCGATACTCGAGGACATGGACCGGCACCAGGTCGACACCATGGTCCTCTGTACCGTCCCCGTCCTCTTCTCCTACTGGGCCAAGCCTGCCGACGGCCTCGACTGGAGCCGCTTCCTGAACGATCACCTCGCCGGCGTCGTGGCCGACGATCCGAAACGGTTCATCGGCCTCGGCACCGTGCCGATGCAGGACATCGACTTCGCCGTCAAGGAAATGAAGCGGTGCAAGCTCGAGCTCGGCCTCCCAGGCATCGAGATCGGAACGAACGTCAACGGGAAGAACCTCGACGACAAGACCCTCTTTCCCCTCTGGGAGGCTGCACAGGATCTCGGCGTCGGCATCTTCGTCCACCCGTGGGACATGATGGGCGCGGACCGCACCAGCCGCTACTTCCTGCAATGGCTCGTCGGCATGCCGGCGGAGACGACGCTCGCCATCAGCTCCATGCTCTTCGGTGGCGTCTTCGACGCGTTTCCGGACCTGAAGGTAATGTTTGCACATGCAGGTGGGACGTTTCCGTTCACAGTGGGTCGTATATCCCATGGATATCACGCGCGGCCCGACCTCTGCAACGTCAACCGTGTCCAGGATCCGACCGACTACATCGGAAAGTTCTGGGTGGACAGCATCACGCACAATGCCGACGCCCTGCGCTTCCTCATGGCATTGCTCGGTCCGGAGAGAATCGCCTACGGAACGGACTATCCCTTCCCTCTCGGCGACCTCGAACACGGCAAGTTCATCGAGGACATGGCGGACCTTTCCGAAACGATCAAGCAACAATTGTTCGCCGGTACCGTTCTTGATTTCCTGAGCCTCCGCGCCGAAGACTACACCAGGCCTACACCCAAGGATCTGCCGGACGATTCGACGGTCTACGAATGA
- a CDS encoding homoserine O-acetyltransferase: MTDRQTTATELQVYSSNTPFSLESGIELPGLHVAYQSWGELGEDRGNVIWICHALTGSSDAASWWEGLVGPGLVFDTDRYFVICANMLGSCYGSTGPTSVDPATGSPWLNGFPLVTIRDMVRAMIVLRAHLGIQRIAVCVGGSMGGQQVLEWAVMEPERIERIIPIATNARHSPWGIAFNTAQRMALEADPSFTDGSVTGGGRGLSAARAIGMISYRTAVLYNGRQRDEDERLDDYRAESYQRHQGAKLVQRFSAHAYWVLSKAMDSHDLGRGRGGAGAALRGIRARTLVIGIDSDMLFPTAEQTFIADQIPGAGYRVLKSPAGHDAFLIDQDRLASIIRTSTILH; this comes from the coding sequence ATGACGGACAGGCAGACGACCGCGACGGAGTTGCAGGTATACTCCTCGAATACACCCTTTTCACTCGAATCCGGTATCGAACTACCGGGGCTCCACGTCGCATATCAGTCGTGGGGCGAACTCGGAGAGGACCGCGGCAACGTGATCTGGATCTGCCATGCCCTTACCGGCAGCAGCGATGCTGCTTCATGGTGGGAGGGTCTCGTAGGTCCGGGACTCGTCTTCGATACGGACAGGTACTTCGTGATCTGCGCCAACATGCTCGGCTCGTGCTACGGTTCCACCGGTCCTACGAGTGTCGACCCTGCGACGGGTTCGCCGTGGCTGAACGGCTTTCCGCTCGTGACCATACGCGATATGGTGCGGGCGATGATCGTTCTTCGCGCCCACCTCGGTATCCAGCGCATCGCCGTCTGTGTCGGCGGGTCGATGGGAGGACAGCAGGTGCTCGAGTGGGCCGTCATGGAGCCGGAGCGTATCGAGCGCATCATTCCCATCGCCACGAATGCACGGCATTCGCCATGGGGCATCGCCTTCAATACCGCACAGCGCATGGCTCTCGAAGCCGATCCGTCCTTCACCGACGGATCGGTGACGGGAGGGGGACGTGGCCTCTCCGCCGCCCGTGCCATCGGCATGATCTCCTATCGCACGGCTGTGCTGTACAACGGACGTCAGCGTGACGAGGACGAGCGCCTCGACGACTATCGCGCCGAATCCTATCAGCGTCATCAGGGCGCGAAGCTCGTGCAGCGCTTCAGTGCCCATGCGTATTGGGTCCTGAGCAAGGCGATGGACAGTCATGATCTCGGTCGGGGGCGCGGCGGTGCGGGTGCCGCACTGCGAGGGATACGCGCACGTACGCTGGTGATCGGCATCGACAGCGATATGCTCTTCCCGACAGCCGAACAGACCTTCATCGCCGACCAGATCCCGGGCGCGGGATATCGCGTCCTGAAATCCCCCGCCGGTCACGACGCCTTCCTCATCGATCAGGATCGTCTGGCATCCATCATTCGTACATCAACAATTCTTCATTGA
- a CDS encoding short-chain dehydrogenase, whose protein sequence is MPLTGYRALVCGASKGIGRASAERLAQLGASVTTLARTESALADVIATLDTSKGQVHSMVVADVTRPDELVHSVQNHVDNVGAIHICVNNTAGPAGGKLIDAKPEQLLEAFSNHILIAHRLTSVLVPGMKAAGYGRIVNIISTSVKQPIEGLGVSNTIRGAMASWSKTLATELAPYGITVTNVLPGATETERLTQIIDRKAEGARIAVDDVRQEMLDEIPAGRFARPEEIANAVGFLALPMSGYITGTSILVDGGRTRALS, encoded by the coding sequence ATGCCTCTCACCGGATATCGCGCACTCGTCTGCGGTGCATCGAAAGGAATCGGCAGAGCTTCTGCGGAACGTCTCGCACAACTGGGGGCGTCCGTGACCACGCTCGCCCGGACGGAGTCGGCACTGGCCGACGTCATCGCCACGCTGGATACGTCGAAAGGCCAGGTCCATTCGATGGTCGTCGCCGATGTCACACGACCCGACGAGCTTGTCCACAGTGTTCAGAATCACGTGGATAACGTAGGCGCAATCCACATCTGTGTGAATAACACGGCAGGACCGGCCGGTGGAAAACTCATCGACGCGAAGCCGGAACAACTCCTGGAAGCATTTTCCAATCATATACTTATAGCTCATCGTCTGACGTCGGTTCTCGTCCCTGGAATGAAGGCCGCGGGCTACGGCCGCATTGTCAACATCATATCCACATCGGTCAAACAGCCGATCGAAGGGCTCGGTGTGAGCAATACCATCAGGGGGGCGATGGCATCGTGGTCCAAGACGCTCGCGACGGAACTGGCGCCGTACGGAATCACCGTGACGAACGTATTGCCTGGGGCGACGGAGACGGAGCGGCTCACCCAGATCATCGACCGGAAGGCCGAGGGGGCGAGGATCGCGGTCGATGACGTCAGACAGGAGATGCTGGACGAGATTCCGGCGGGCCGTTTCGCCCGCCCGGAAGAGATCGCGAATGCCGTCGGTTTTCTCGCCTTGCCGATGTCCGGCTACATCACCGGAACCAGTATCCTGGTGGATGGTGGGCGTACCAGGGCTCTCTCCTGA
- a CDS encoding cell division protein FtsZ, producing MAIELDTTQTYDARIRVVGVGGGGGNAVRTMITRGLEGVEFVAANTDHQALMNNPAGIKIQLGKSVTRGLGAGANPDKGRQAVEESIDDVRDALDGSDMIFVTAGMGGGTGTGAAPVIAKVGRELGALVVGIVTKPFSYESRRRMQIAEQGIKELREHVDALIVIPNQRILTIVDKNTSFIEALAKVDAVLYNATKGISDIISGVGYVNVDFADVRTVMANMGDALMGIGMARGEHRALEAATSALNSPILEGMSISGSQGLLVNVTGGLSMTMHEVSEAVSIIEKAAGDDVNLIHGVVVDEGMDDEIAITVVATGFRRAEDMKATKPAITIIKAEPAAEQQAPVQQQQQSAPAPEPAAYRPAAVETRSQPAPAAPTPSGSRQLQEFDTPAVWRNRPAPQSGGQSTATGGTPGSIPVTPNATGEAYTPSVRRAAGSGGDSDAPAFLRRIMD from the coding sequence ATGGCAATTGAGCTGGATACCACGCAGACCTACGATGCGCGGATCCGGGTTGTGGGAGTCGGCGGCGGCGGCGGTAATGCCGTACGCACGATGATTACCCGCGGCCTGGAAGGCGTCGAATTCGTAGCGGCGAATACCGACCACCAGGCACTGATGAACAATCCGGCCGGAATCAAGATCCAGCTTGGAAAGAGCGTCACACGTGGCCTCGGTGCGGGCGCCAATCCCGATAAGGGACGCCAGGCCGTTGAGGAAAGCATCGACGATGTGCGCGATGCTCTCGACGGCAGCGACATGATCTTCGTGACGGCAGGCATGGGCGGCGGGACGGGAACCGGAGCAGCACCGGTGATCGCCAAGGTCGGCCGTGAACTGGGGGCCCTCGTCGTGGGCATCGTCACGAAGCCGTTCTCGTACGAATCGCGCCGCCGCATGCAGATCGCCGAGCAGGGGATCAAGGAATTGCGCGAACACGTCGATGCACTCATCGTCATTCCGAATCAGCGCATCCTGACGATCGTCGACAAGAACACGTCCTTCATCGAAGCGCTCGCCAAGGTCGACGCAGTTCTCTACAATGCCACGAAGGGCATTTCCGACATCATCTCCGGTGTCGGCTACGTGAACGTCGACTTCGCCGATGTCCGCACGGTCATGGCCAACATGGGCGATGCCCTGATGGGTATCGGTATGGCACGCGGCGAACACCGCGCACTCGAAGCAGCAACGAGTGCCCTCAATTCGCCGATCCTCGAAGGCATGTCCATCAGCGGGTCACAGGGGCTGCTCGTCAACGTCACGGGCGGTCTGAGCATGACGATGCACGAAGTGAGCGAAGCCGTCTCCATCATCGAGAAGGCCGCAGGAGACGACGTCAACCTCATTCACGGCGTCGTCGTGGATGAAGGTATGGACGACGAGATCGCCATCACCGTCGTCGCGACGGGCTTCCGTCGTGCCGAGGATATGAAGGCTACCAAGCCGGCCATCACGATCATCAAGGCGGAGCCCGCAGCAGAACAGCAAGCTCCCGTACAACAACAGCAACAATCCGCTCCCGCACCGGAACCGGCCGCCTATCGTCCGGCCGCTGTCGAAACGAGGTCTCAGCCCGCTCCCGCTGCACCTACGCCGAGCGGTTCGCGTCAACTGCAGGAGTTCGACACACCCGCCGTATGGCGTAACCGTCCTGCACCGCAGTCGGGCGGACAGTCGACCGCAACCGGAGGTACACCTGGAAGCATTCCCGTGACGCCGAACGCGACGGGCGAAGCCTATACGCCGAGCGTACGTCGTGCCGCAGGTAGCGGTGGCGATAGCGACGCTCCCGCCTTCCTCCGCCGGATCATGGACTGA
- a CDS encoding O-acetylhomoserine aminocarboxypropyltransferase (catalyzes the formation of L-methionine and acetate from O-acetyl-L-homoserine and methanethiol) translates to MAALRFETQQLHAGYTNVEEQTRSRAVPLYQTTSYTFRDSDHGANLFALREFGNIYTRIMNPTTDVFEQRIAALEGGKAAVATASGQAAQFLTMHTLAEAGDNIVSTSFLYGGTYNQFKVAFKRLGIDVRFADGDDPTSIAYLIDERTKAIYLETIGNPGFNVPDFERIAAIAKQHGIPLVVDNTFGAGGYLFRPIDHGADIVVASATKWIGGHGTAIGGVIIDAGTFNWANGRFPQFTEPSEGYHGLKFWDVFGAGGPFGNIAFAIRARVEALRDLGPSQSPFNAWLLLQGLETLSLRVQRACDNALAIARWLESQDDVSFVNYPGLPSARYHELARKYLRNGFGAVLSFEPTGGSERARRLVDHLSLISHLANVGDAKTLIIQPSLTTHQQLSSEEQRSAGVAPATLRLSVGIEHVDDIISDLEQALRASR, encoded by the coding sequence ATGGCAGCACTCCGCTTCGAAACACAGCAACTCCATGCGGGATACACCAACGTGGAGGAACAGACACGCAGTCGTGCCGTACCGCTGTATCAGACCACGTCCTACACCTTCCGTGACAGCGATCACGGAGCCAACCTGTTCGCACTGAGGGAGTTCGGCAACATCTACACGCGGATCATGAATCCGACGACGGATGTGTTCGAACAGCGCATCGCCGCACTCGAAGGAGGCAAGGCCGCCGTGGCTACCGCCAGTGGCCAGGCAGCACAGTTCCTCACGATGCATACTCTGGCCGAAGCGGGAGACAACATCGTTTCCACGTCCTTCCTGTACGGCGGTACCTACAACCAGTTCAAGGTCGCGTTCAAGCGTCTCGGCATCGACGTCCGCTTCGCCGACGGCGACGACCCGACCTCCATCGCCTATCTCATCGACGAGCGAACGAAGGCCATCTATCTCGAGACGATCGGAAATCCCGGATTCAACGTGCCGGACTTCGAGCGTATCGCCGCCATCGCGAAGCAGCATGGCATACCGCTCGTCGTGGACAATACCTTCGGTGCCGGAGGATATCTCTTCCGTCCGATCGATCACGGCGCCGACATCGTCGTGGCGAGTGCGACGAAATGGATCGGTGGTCATGGCACGGCCATCGGTGGCGTCATCATCGATGCAGGTACGTTCAACTGGGCGAACGGACGCTTCCCGCAATTCACCGAGCCCAGTGAGGGATATCACGGGCTGAAGTTCTGGGATGTTTTCGGTGCGGGCGGTCCGTTCGGCAACATCGCCTTCGCCATTCGTGCACGCGTGGAAGCGCTGCGCGACCTGGGTCCGAGCCAGAGTCCGTTCAACGCGTGGCTGCTGCTGCAGGGCCTGGAGACACTGTCACTGCGTGTCCAGCGGGCATGTGACAACGCCCTGGCCATCGCACGGTGGTTGGAGTCACAGGACGACGTTTCCTTCGTGAACTATCCCGGCCTGCCGTCGGCGCGCTATCATGAGCTTGCCCGGAAGTATCTCCGCAACGGCTTCGGTGCCGTGCTCTCCTTCGAACCGACCGGTGGCAGCGAACGCGCGCGGCGCCTGGTCGATCACCTCTCCCTCATTTCCCATCTCGCCAACGTGGGAGACGCCAAGACATTGATCATCCAGCCGTCGCTCACGACGCATCAACAGCTTTCGAGCGAGGAACAACGCTCGGCAGGCGTGGCTCCGGCCACGCTGCGTCTCAGTGTGGGCATCGAACATGTCGATGACATCATATCGGATCTCGAACAAGCCTTGAGGGCAAGCAGATGA
- a CDS encoding 2,3,4,5-tetrahydropyridine-2,6-dicarboxylate N-succinyltransferase, with the protein MIMNDLESRVEALAALPAHEIQYDRGTTETLQHFVQGLNDGTIRSASPQDDGSWQVNQWVKRGILVLFRKGRLIDVSTDENFQFFDKDSLPTRMLTLADNVRVVPGGSTIRNGAFLGHGVICMPPMYINIGAYVDEGTMVDSHALVGTCAQIGKRVHLSAASQIGGVLEPAGARPVIVEDDVMIGGNCGVYEGVLIRSRAVLGSGVILNASTPVYDLVNQTILRSTAEQPLEIPRGAVVVAGSRAVTSDFGRAHGLSISTPMIVKYRDEKTDAKTALEAALR; encoded by the coding sequence ATGATCATGAACGACCTCGAGAGCAGGGTGGAAGCGCTGGCAGCACTGCCGGCACATGAAATCCAGTACGACCGCGGCACGACGGAAACGCTGCAGCACTTCGTTCAGGGATTGAACGACGGTACCATCCGGAGCGCATCGCCCCAGGACGACGGATCGTGGCAGGTGAATCAGTGGGTGAAACGCGGTATCCTCGTCCTGTTCCGCAAGGGACGTCTCATCGACGTATCGACCGACGAGAACTTCCAGTTCTTCGACAAGGACAGTCTGCCGACGCGTATGCTGACGCTGGCCGATAACGTTCGCGTCGTTCCCGGCGGCTCGACGATCCGGAATGGAGCGTTCCTCGGTCATGGCGTCATCTGCATGCCGCCCATGTACATCAACATCGGCGCCTATGTGGACGAAGGAACGATGGTCGACTCGCACGCCCTGGTAGGAACCTGCGCCCAGATCGGCAAGCGTGTCCATCTCAGTGCCGCATCGCAGATCGGCGGCGTACTCGAGCCCGCAGGCGCCCGGCCCGTCATCGTCGAGGACGACGTCATGATCGGCGGCAACTGCGGTGTCTACGAAGGTGTCCTCATCCGCAGTCGTGCAGTGCTGGGCAGCGGCGTCATCCTCAATGCCAGCACGCCGGTCTACGATCTCGTCAACCAGACCATCCTGCGCAGCACTGCCGAGCAGCCGCTCGAAATACCAAGGGGAGCCGTCGTCGTCGCGGGGTCGAGGGCGGTGACGTCGGACTTCGGGCGCGCGCACGGGCTCTCCATCAGCACACCGATGATCGTCAAGTACCGCGACGAGAAGACCGACGCGAAGACGGCTCTGGAAGCCGCCCTGAGGTAG
- a CDS encoding agmatinase: protein MKTLGPTKNFLAIDERYSALESSAIAIVSAPYEHTVSYGGGAAKGPKAIVDASAYVEFYDDEFDRELCFDKGIATLKPLRFGKAVDRDALDIIEEQVDALIDMDKFVVTLGGEHTISTAPIAAHFRKYSKMSVLHFDAHSDLRQEYQGSPYSHASFMARVAEFFPTKRISQVGIRAQCIEEARFIKEKGINTFYASAIRRGLHGKAWQKSVVDTLAKDVYVTFDVDCFDPAIMPSTGTPEPDGLLYSETIDVLREVVKSGRRVVGFDVVELAPVKNVSHTDLTTARLIYKMLNIAFSKGR from the coding sequence ATGAAGACTCTCGGCCCGACGAAGAACTTCCTGGCCATCGACGAGCGCTATTCCGCGCTCGAATCATCCGCTATCGCCATCGTGTCGGCTCCATACGAACATACCGTGAGTTACGGCGGAGGTGCAGCCAAAGGACCGAAGGCGATCGTCGACGCGAGTGCCTACGTGGAATTCTACGACGACGAATTCGACCGCGAGCTGTGCTTCGACAAGGGCATCGCCACGCTCAAGCCGCTGCGCTTCGGCAAGGCCGTCGACAGGGATGCTCTCGACATCATCGAAGAGCAGGTGGATGCCCTGATCGACATGGACAAGTTCGTGGTGACGCTCGGTGGCGAGCATACGATTTCGACGGCTCCCATCGCCGCCCACTTCCGGAAGTATTCGAAGATGAGCGTCCTGCATTTCGATGCCCACTCCGATCTCCGCCAGGAGTATCAGGGATCGCCGTATTCGCACGCCTCCTTCATGGCACGTGTGGCCGAGTTCTTCCCGACGAAGCGCATCAGCCAGGTCGGCATCCGTGCACAGTGTATCGAGGAAGCACGGTTCATCAAGGAGAAGGGCATCAATACATTCTATGCCTCGGCCATCCGTCGCGGCCTCCACGGCAAGGCATGGCAGAAGAGCGTCGTGGACACGCTCGCGAAGGATGTCTATGTGACGTTCGACGTCGACTGTTTCGATCCCGCCATCATGCCGTCGACGGGCACCCCGGAGCCGGACGGTCTGCTCTATAGCGAAACCATCGACGTGCTTCGTGAAGTCGTGAAGAGCGGGCGCCGCGTCGTCGGCTTCGACGTCGTCGAACTCGCACCTGTCAAGAACGTATCTCATACCGATCTGACGACCGCACGACTCATCTACAAGATGCTCAACATCGCTTTCTCGAAAGGAAGATGA
- a CDS encoding 3-hydroxyanthranilate 3,4-dioxygenase, whose translation MAVIPPLNFRQWIDDHRHLLKPPVGNAKVYEDTDFIVMVVGGPNARKDYHYNEGEEFFYQLEGDVTVRIIDDGVPKDIHIRQGDIFLLPPRTPHSPQRPANTIGLVIERKRTEQELDAFMWFCERCGNKLYEEYLPLKDIVTQLPPLFERYWGSLEHRTCSKCGTVMAPPAKA comes from the coding sequence ATGGCAGTTATCCCCCCGCTGAATTTCCGGCAATGGATCGACGACCACCGGCACCTGCTGAAGCCTCCCGTCGGTAACGCCAAGGTCTACGAAGACACCGATTTCATCGTAATGGTCGTGGGCGGGCCCAACGCCCGTAAGGACTATCACTACAATGAGGGTGAGGAGTTCTTCTATCAACTCGAAGGCGACGTCACCGTCAGGATCATCGACGACGGTGTTCCGAAGGACATCCACATCAGACAGGGCGATATCTTCCTCCTTCCGCCACGAACGCCGCACTCGCCGCAGCGTCCGGCCAACACCATCGGCCTCGTCATCGAACGCAAGCGTACGGAACAGGAGCTCGATGCCTTCATGTGGTTCTGCGAGCGATGCGGCAACAAGCTATACGAAGAATACCTGCCTCTCAAGGACATCGTGACGCAGCTCCCCCCGCTCTTCGAACGCTACTGGGGCTCGCTCGAGCACCGCACGTGTTCGAAATGCGGCACCGTCATGGCACCACCCGCCAAGGCCTGA